A part of Desulfomicrobium baculatum DSM 4028 genomic DNA contains:
- a CDS encoding YkvA family protein, with protein sequence MSEQKKTETLSRAAGMADDFDPEKAEAFLLKHEDKEWFSDFATLLRMLTTDGYSLSPSTWAVIAGALAYVVFPLDVIPDFIPMLGWLDDAFVLGTVIATLKNEIHHFKELYEVK encoded by the coding sequence ATGAGCGAGCAAAAGAAGACAGAAACACTGTCGAGGGCTGCAGGAATGGCCGACGATTTTGATCCAGAAAAGGCAGAGGCGTTCTTATTGAAGCATGAGGACAAGGAGTGGTTCTCGGACTTTGCCACGCTGCTGCGCATGCTCACCACGGATGGTTACAGCCTGAGTCCATCAACCTGGGCCGTGATTGCTGGGGCTCTGGCTTATGTCGTTTTTCCTCTAGATGTGATTCCAGATTTTATCCCGATGCTGGGTTGGCTTGATGATGCATTTGTTTTGGGAACGGTGATCGCTACGCTAAAAAATGAAATACATCATTTCAAAGAGTTATATGAAGTCAAATAA
- a CDS encoding helix-turn-helix transcriptional regulator has product MPRKKHESTATEKALKLLYLLLFTGRAYSLGDLAETLECSRQTVLRLIDQLEAIPGAKFQRRTENRQSYYQIQVLCDRPKVSLTDTELSQLVLCREWMCHLLPEGMRANLEKTAEKAAVLLDDYETRSHALTPLGQGVAKGRIDYSAFEKILERLMVAIRERQVVEAVYLSPHRDTPKTHVFVPVRVMAFHEALYVRGWKVAERGIPEVQQEITLAIHRLQVLQPTRRIVPEGALRILPPVDENGHFGMSRQTAPFEVSAKFSSGGARYVRERKWSACDRLEETSDGTVVLTFQAQSELEVVKWILSFGREAELLRPAHLRDRVREELADALGYYSLCEA; this is encoded by the coding sequence ATGCCCCGTAAGAAACACGAGTCCACGGCTACGGAAAAGGCTCTCAAGCTTCTATATCTTCTGTTGTTTACCGGTCGGGCCTATTCGCTTGGCGATCTTGCCGAGACGCTTGAGTGTTCTCGCCAGACGGTCTTGCGGCTCATCGACCAGCTTGAAGCGATTCCTGGAGCCAAGTTTCAGCGCCGAACCGAAAACCGGCAGTCCTACTATCAGATTCAGGTGCTGTGCGACCGGCCCAAGGTGAGCCTGACCGACACGGAGTTGTCGCAGCTCGTGCTGTGCAGGGAATGGATGTGTCATTTGCTTCCCGAAGGCATGAGGGCCAACCTTGAGAAAACGGCGGAGAAGGCTGCGGTGCTTCTGGATGACTATGAGACGCGCAGCCATGCCCTGACTCCACTTGGGCAGGGCGTTGCCAAAGGCCGCATCGACTATTCAGCATTCGAGAAGATCCTTGAGCGTCTCATGGTTGCCATCCGGGAGCGGCAGGTGGTGGAGGCTGTCTATCTTTCTCCGCACCGTGACACACCAAAAACGCATGTTTTTGTGCCTGTGCGGGTAATGGCTTTTCATGAAGCGTTATATGTGCGCGGGTGGAAAGTCGCCGAAAGGGGAATCCCGGAAGTGCAGCAGGAGATCACCTTGGCCATTCACAGGCTGCAGGTGCTGCAACCGACGCGTCGAATAGTACCTGAAGGCGCGTTGCGAATTTTGCCTCCCGTTGATGAAAACGGGCATTTCGGAATGTCGCGCCAGACAGCTCCGTTCGAAGTGTCGGCTAAATTCAGCTCAGGCGGTGCCAGGTATGTCAGGGAACGCAAATGGAGCGCTTGCGACCGGTTGGAGGAGACTTCCGATGGGACTGTAGTGTTGACCTTTCAGGCACAATCGGAACTTGAGGTGGTCAAATGGATTTTGAGCTTTGGGCGTGAAGCCGAACTGCTGCGACCTGCGCATCTTCGGGATCGGG